From the genome of Haemophilus parainfluenzae, one region includes:
- a CDS encoding DUF305 domain-containing protein, whose amino-acid sequence MKKLMTFITLSAAAVSIYAQANEQPHQAHMNMPMSTDSAMQQELMQGMSQMHQDMMAAAQYKDPDVAFAAGMLPHHIGAVKMAEVELKYGKDPEMRKLAENIINAQQAEIEQMQKWLKVHNKK is encoded by the coding sequence ATGAAAAAACTTATGACTTTTATCACACTTAGCGCTGCTGCAGTTTCAATTTATGCCCAAGCTAATGAACAACCGCATCAAGCACACATGAATATGCCAATGTCGACAGATTCTGCAATGCAACAAGAATTAATGCAAGGTATGAGTCAAATGCATCAAGATATGATGGCAGCTGCGCAATATAAAGATCCTGATGTTGCTTTTGCAGCAGGTATGTTGCCACACCATATTGGCGCAGTAAAAATGGCGGAAGTTGAATTAAAATACGGAAAAGATCCTGAGATGCGTAAGCTTGCTGAGAATATTATTAACGCTCAACAAGCAGAAATTGAACAAATGCAAAAATGGCTTAAAGTACACAATAAAAAATAA
- the ispH gene encoding 4-hydroxy-3-methylbut-2-enyl diphosphate reductase: MKIILANPRGFCAGVDRAISIVELALEIHGAPIYVRHEVVHNRFVVNGLRERGAIFVEELSEVPDGAIVIFSAHGVSQAVRQEAKDRQLKVFDATCPLVTKVHMQVARASRKGTKAILIGHKGHPEVEGTMGQYNNAEGGIFLIESVEDIARLPVQENDDLTFMTQTTLSLDDTAETISALKDKYPAIQGPHKNDICYATTNRQEAVRELAKQCDLVVVVGSKNSSNSNRLAELASRMGVKSKLIDDPNDVAADWFEGVETIGVTAGASAPEELVQSVIARLKEFGADSIEELQGLEENMFFEVPKELRIKEVN; the protein is encoded by the coding sequence ATGAAGATAATTTTAGCCAATCCTCGCGGATTTTGCGCAGGTGTCGATCGAGCCATTAGCATTGTTGAATTAGCGCTTGAAATTCATGGTGCACCGATTTATGTGCGTCATGAAGTGGTGCATAATCGTTTTGTGGTAAATGGTTTGCGTGAGCGTGGAGCAATTTTTGTGGAAGAACTGAGCGAAGTGCCAGATGGCGCCATTGTGATTTTCTCCGCTCATGGTGTGTCACAAGCCGTTCGTCAAGAAGCGAAAGATCGTCAGTTAAAAGTATTCGATGCAACTTGTCCGTTGGTAACCAAAGTACATATGCAAGTGGCTCGTGCAAGCCGTAAAGGGACGAAAGCGATTTTGATCGGGCACAAAGGCCATCCTGAAGTAGAAGGCACAATGGGGCAGTACAATAATGCCGAAGGTGGTATTTTCTTAATTGAAAGCGTGGAAGATATTGCTCGTTTACCGGTTCAAGAAAATGATGATTTAACCTTTATGACGCAAACCACACTTTCTCTTGATGATACAGCAGAAACTATTAGTGCATTGAAAGACAAATATCCTGCTATTCAAGGCCCACATAAAAACGATATTTGCTATGCCACAACCAACCGTCAAGAAGCAGTGCGTGAATTAGCAAAACAATGTGATCTAGTCGTGGTTGTAGGCTCTAAAAACTCATCGAATTCTAACCGCTTAGCTGAGTTGGCATCGCGTATGGGGGTAAAATCAAAATTGATTGATGATCCAAATGATGTGGCGGCAGATTGGTTTGAAGGGGTTGAAACAATTGGCGTAACAGCGGGGGCCTCTGCACCAGAAGAGTTGGTGCAATCTGTGATTGCTCGATTAAAAGAATTTGGTGCGGATAGTATCGAAGAGCTTCAAGGCTTAGAAGAGAATATGTTCTTTGAAGTGCCAAAAGAGTTAAGAATAAAAGAAGTGAACTAA
- the lspA gene encoding signal peptidase II, with protein sequence MTKNKTGLSFLWLSVVAFILDLLTKYIVVQRFDLYESVNLLPIFNLTYVRNYGAAFSFLAEHDGWQKYFFIVLAIGISLMLAYFMKKNSAEQKLQNSAYALIIGGALANMVDRAYNGFVVDFLDFYWDIYHYPVFNVADIAICIGAGLLALDAFKGDKKSGQK encoded by the coding sequence ATGACAAAAAATAAAACAGGACTTTCATTCCTTTGGCTAAGTGTGGTTGCATTTATCCTTGATTTACTGACCAAATATATTGTGGTACAGCGCTTTGATTTATATGAAAGTGTGAACCTATTACCCATTTTTAATTTAACCTATGTGCGTAACTATGGCGCAGCGTTTAGCTTCCTCGCTGAGCATGATGGCTGGCAGAAATATTTCTTCATCGTGCTTGCGATTGGGATTTCTTTAATGCTGGCTTACTTTATGAAAAAGAATTCTGCAGAACAAAAATTACAAAACTCAGCTTATGCGCTGATTATTGGCGGTGCGTTAGCCAATATGGTGGACCGTGCGTACAACGGTTTTGTGGTGGATTTCTTAGATTTTTATTGGGATATTTATCATTATCCGGTATTCAATGTAGCAGATATTGCGATTTGTATTGGTGCGGGTTTATTAGCATTAGATGCCTTTAAAGGTGATAAAAAGAGCGGTCAAAAATGA
- the glmU gene encoding bifunctional UDP-N-acetylglucosamine diphosphorylase/glucosamine-1-phosphate N-acetyltransferase GlmU yields MTNKALSVVILAAGKGTRMYSDLPKVLHKVAGKPMVKHVIDTANQLGAENVHLIYGHGGELMRERLANESVNWVFQAEQLGTAHAVQQAAPFFKDDENIVILYGDAPLVTKETLEKLIAAKPENGIALLTVNLDNPTGYGRIIRENGNVVAIVEQKDANAEQLKIQEVNTGVLVADGAHFKNWLSRVKNNNAQGEFYLTDVIGLANQDGCQVTAVQASEFMEVEGANNRLQLAALERFYQRKQAEKLLLAGVMLIDPERFDLRGTLEHGKDVEIDVNVIVEGNVRLGDRVKIGAGCVLKNVTIGDDVEIKPYSVLEDATIGEKAAIGPFSRLRPGAELAAETHVGNFVEIKKSTVGKGSKVNHLTYVGDTEIGENCNIGAGVITCNYDGANKFKTIIGNNVFVGSDTQLVAPVTVADGATIGAGSTITQNIEKDELVITRVPQRHIQGWQRPVKKK; encoded by the coding sequence ATGACAAATAAAGCACTAAGCGTGGTGATTTTAGCGGCCGGTAAAGGCACTCGTATGTATTCTGATTTACCAAAAGTCTTGCATAAAGTGGCAGGAAAACCGATGGTAAAACATGTGATCGATACGGCAAATCAATTAGGTGCGGAAAACGTACATTTGATTTATGGTCACGGTGGCGAATTAATGCGTGAGCGTTTGGCAAATGAAAGCGTGAACTGGGTGTTCCAAGCTGAACAGTTGGGTACTGCGCATGCTGTTCAACAAGCAGCACCATTCTTCAAAGATGATGAAAATATTGTGATTTTATATGGTGATGCGCCATTAGTGACCAAAGAAACATTGGAAAAACTCATTGCAGCGAAACCAGAAAATGGGATTGCATTGCTCACGGTGAATTTAGATAACCCTACGGGTTACGGCCGTATTATTCGTGAAAATGGTAATGTGGTGGCGATCGTAGAACAAAAAGATGCCAACGCAGAGCAATTAAAAATCCAGGAAGTGAATACAGGCGTATTAGTGGCTGATGGCGCACATTTCAAAAACTGGCTTTCCCGTGTGAAAAATAACAATGCACAAGGCGAGTTTTATTTAACTGATGTAATTGGTTTAGCCAACCAAGATGGTTGTCAGGTTACTGCTGTTCAAGCCTCTGAATTTATGGAAGTCGAAGGTGCTAATAACCGTTTACAACTTGCTGCATTAGAGCGTTTTTATCAACGTAAACAAGCAGAAAAACTTTTACTTGCAGGCGTGATGTTAATTGACCCAGAGCGTTTTGATTTACGCGGCACATTAGAACATGGTAAAGATGTTGAAATTGATGTGAACGTGATTGTGGAAGGCAATGTGCGTTTAGGTGATCGTGTAAAAATCGGTGCGGGTTGTGTATTGAAAAACGTGACGATTGGTGATGATGTTGAAATCAAGCCTTATTCTGTTTTAGAAGATGCGACAATTGGTGAGAAGGCGGCGATTGGTCCATTCTCTCGTTTACGTCCAGGTGCTGAATTAGCGGCTGAAACCCATGTGGGTAACTTCGTGGAAATTAAAAAATCCACAGTGGGTAAAGGCTCTAAGGTAAACCACCTCACTTATGTGGGTGATACTGAAATCGGTGAAAACTGTAACATCGGTGCGGGTGTCATTACTTGTAACTATGACGGTGCGAATAAATTTAAAACAATCATTGGTAACAATGTATTCGTGGGCTCAGATACGCAGTTAGTTGCACCAGTTACTGTAGCTGATGGCGCAACGATCGGTGCGGGCTCAACGATTACTCAAAATATTGAGAAAGATGAGCTTGTGATTACTCGCGTGCCGCAACGTCATATTCAAGGTTGGCAAAGACCAGTGAAGAAAAAGTAA
- the pyrG gene encoding glutamine hydrolyzing CTP synthase, whose amino-acid sequence MATNYIFVTGGVVSSLGKGIAAASLAAILEARGLNVTIMKLDPYINVDPGTMSPTQHGEVFVTQDGAETDLDLGHYERFIRTKMTKRNNFTTGKIYSEVLRKERRGDYLGATIQVIPHITNEIKDRVIAGAQGHDVVIVEVGGTVGDIESLPFLEALRQLAVQVGRENTLFMHLTLVPYIPTAGEVKTKPTQHSVKELLSIGIQPDVLICRSDRMIPPNERAKIALFCNVPERAVISLKDVNSIYQIPALLKSQGLDEFICQRFHLDCPEADLSEWEQVLYQEANPVGDVTIGMVGKYTELPDAYKSVNEALKHAGLKNRLSVHIKYIDSQDVETKGTDVLKGVDGILVPGGFGYRGVEGKILTAKYARENNVPYLGICLGMQIALIEYARNVAGLEKANSSEFDRHCEQPVVGLITEWQDAEGHIETRDDNSDLGGTMRLGAQQCHLIEGSKARALYGKETIEERHRHRYEVNNNLLPQIEKAGLKVTGLSADRKLVEIIEVPNHPWFVACQFHPEFTSTPRDGHPLFEGFVKAARENQLKTEK is encoded by the coding sequence ATGGCTACAAATTATATTTTCGTCACAGGCGGTGTGGTTTCATCGTTAGGTAAAGGTATTGCTGCAGCATCATTAGCAGCCATTTTAGAAGCACGTGGCTTAAACGTGACTATTATGAAATTAGACCCTTATATCAACGTGGATCCGGGTACAATGAGCCCAACCCAACACGGCGAAGTGTTCGTAACACAAGACGGGGCGGAAACCGATTTAGACTTAGGTCACTACGAGCGTTTTATTCGTACCAAAATGACCAAACGCAACAACTTCACCACGGGTAAAATTTATTCTGAAGTATTACGCAAAGAGCGTCGTGGTGATTATTTAGGTGCGACAATTCAAGTTATTCCACACATCACCAATGAAATTAAAGATCGCGTGATTGCCGGTGCACAAGGCCATGATGTGGTAATTGTTGAAGTGGGCGGAACCGTGGGTGATATTGAATCACTTCCATTCTTAGAAGCACTTCGTCAACTTGCCGTACAAGTGGGCCGTGAGAATACTCTCTTTATGCACTTAACGTTAGTGCCATATATCCCAACAGCGGGCGAAGTGAAAACCAAGCCAACTCAACATTCTGTAAAAGAATTACTTTCAATTGGTATTCAACCGGATGTGCTTATCTGCCGCTCAGATCGCATGATTCCACCAAACGAACGTGCAAAAATCGCCTTATTCTGTAACGTACCAGAACGTGCGGTCATCTCATTAAAAGATGTAAATTCAATCTACCAAATTCCTGCGTTATTGAAATCACAAGGTTTGGATGAATTCATCTGCCAACGTTTCCACTTAGACTGTCCAGAAGCGGACCTTTCAGAATGGGAACAAGTGCTTTATCAAGAAGCAAATCCAGTGGGCGATGTGACCATCGGTATGGTAGGTAAATATACTGAATTACCAGACGCTTATAAATCAGTGAATGAAGCCTTAAAACACGCAGGTTTGAAAAACCGTTTAAGCGTGCATATCAAATACATTGATTCTCAAGATGTTGAAACCAAAGGCACTGATGTATTAAAAGGTGTCGATGGTATTTTAGTACCGGGCGGCTTTGGTTATCGTGGTGTAGAAGGCAAAATTTTGACCGCAAAATATGCGCGTGAAAACAATGTTCCTTACCTTGGTATTTGTTTAGGGATGCAAATTGCATTAATCGAATATGCGCGTAATGTTGCGGGTCTTGAAAAAGCGAACTCATCTGAATTTGATCGTCACTGTGAGCAACCTGTTGTGGGTTTAATTACAGAATGGCAAGATGCGGAAGGCCACATTGAAACCCGTGATGATAATTCAGATCTGGGTGGTACGATGCGTTTAGGGGCGCAACAATGTCATTTAATTGAGGGTTCAAAAGCGCGTGCATTATATGGCAAAGAAACCATCGAAGAACGTCATCGTCACCGTTATGAAGTGAATAATAACCTGCTTCCACAAATTGAAAAAGCGGGCCTTAAAGTAACTGGTTTATCGGCGGATCGTAAATTAGTGGAAATCATTGAAGTACCAAACCACCCATGGTTTGTGGCATGTCAATTCCACCCTGAATTTACATCAACACCACGTGATGGTCACCCATTATTCGAAGGTTTTGTCAAAGCAGCCAGAGAAAATCAGTTAAAAACTGAAAAGTAA
- a CDS encoding cation transporter: MSKSCGGACGCDATSAADTDIQASSEAPGRWVSVYAVPKMDCPSEERMIRLALNGFEEIRALSFDLSNRRLKVVHDGEVEPVTSKLKTLGLGASLQETVAANPETIKAAEFSAASAKQESGTLRWLLGINALLFVVEMTAGLIAQSTGLIGESLDNFSDAAVYGLALYAVGHSVKMQVRAAHLAGVLQLILAVGVLVEVVRRFVFGSEPESLVMMAIAFVALIANTSCLLLISKHREGGAHMKASWIFSANDVVINLGGITAGALVAWTGSNYPDLIIGTIAGGIVLNGARRILALKG, encoded by the coding sequence ATGAGCAAATCCTGTGGTGGCGCCTGTGGCTGTGATGCAACGTCCGCAGCGGATACCGATATACAGGCCTCCTCCGAGGCGCCAGGGAGATGGGTCAGTGTTTATGCAGTGCCGAAGATGGACTGTCCATCAGAAGAACGAATGATTCGCCTAGCCCTGAACGGCTTTGAGGAGATTCGGGCGCTGTCCTTCGACTTGTCGAACCGCCGGCTGAAGGTCGTGCATGACGGCGAGGTCGAGCCCGTCACCTCGAAACTGAAGACCTTGGGGCTAGGCGCCTCGCTTCAGGAAACCGTCGCTGCAAATCCAGAGACCATCAAGGCCGCCGAGTTTTCGGCAGCTTCTGCTAAGCAAGAATCCGGGACCCTGCGCTGGTTGCTCGGCATCAATGCACTTCTGTTCGTGGTGGAAATGACTGCCGGTCTGATCGCCCAGTCCACCGGCCTGATTGGAGAATCCCTGGACAATTTTTCCGATGCGGCGGTGTACGGGCTTGCCCTTTATGCGGTTGGACATAGCGTGAAAATGCAGGTACGTGCCGCGCATCTTGCTGGTGTACTGCAACTGATCTTGGCTGTGGGCGTGCTCGTAGAGGTGGTGAGACGCTTTGTATTCGGTAGTGAGCCTGAATCTCTGGTGATGATGGCTATCGCATTCGTCGCATTGATTGCCAATACCAGTTGTCTGCTGCTCATATCCAAACATCGGGAAGGCGGGGCGCACATGAAGGCAAGCTGGATATTCTCGGCCAACGACGTGGTGATCAACCTGGGGGGCATCACCGCCGGCGCCCTGGTCGCGTGGACCGGTTCCAATTATCCAGATCTGATTATCGGCACCATCGCGGGGGGGATTGTACTTAACGGTGCCAGACGCATTTTGGCGTTGAAGGGTTAA
- a CDS encoding DUF6630 family protein: protein MFFKSKQHADKLDKTLITKLDKIFQYFKAAKVEAESDYTLLYVDTGSDNFYCLVCPKSAAPRIIEIADILNLPINH, encoded by the coding sequence ATGTTTTTTAAATCTAAACAACACGCTGATAAATTAGACAAAACATTAATCACCAAACTGGACAAAATCTTTCAATATTTTAAGGCGGCTAAAGTAGAAGCAGAAAGTGATTATACTTTGCTTTATGTTGATACGGGTTCCGACAATTTCTATTGCTTAGTTTGCCCAAAATCAGCAGCGCCTCGCATAATAGAAATTGCAGATATATTAAATTTACCTATCAACCATTAA
- a CDS encoding glycosyltransferase family 2 protein: MKLAVILPAYNAENFLTECLDSLLNQTFSDFCILAVNDASTDNTGDILESYATKDARLRVYHLPQNQGEPAVMQFVMDMLNYMNVEYVARMDADDICVPHRFEKQIQYLDGHPEIDILGSNALLFNDGQTDKMTKISTLPLLDKDIKAHFSLARDNIINPSSMWRHSSIKALEINYAQTATAPDFHMWVQCALHQKKFANLPEPLLFYRIHQGQASKIHDKISESIQYSMELWISHLFPELTPKEVSLLSLILHGKSIKLRTEEFEIAFSAYDKVRSNNEISLFGEDRETMFSILDAHTQFLKKLLYQRTQ, from the coding sequence ATGAAACTTGCTGTTATTTTACCCGCATATAATGCAGAAAATTTTCTCACTGAATGTTTAGATTCATTGTTGAATCAAACCTTTAGTGATTTTTGTATTCTGGCGGTTAATGATGCTTCTACCGATAACACTGGTGACATTCTCGAAAGCTATGCGACAAAAGATGCTCGCTTACGTGTTTACCATTTACCTCAAAACCAAGGTGAACCTGCTGTCATGCAATTTGTCATGGATATGCTTAACTATATGAATGTGGAGTATGTTGCACGTATGGATGCTGATGATATTTGTGTGCCACACCGTTTTGAAAAGCAGATTCAATATTTAGACGGGCATCCTGAAATTGATATTTTAGGAAGTAATGCACTGCTCTTTAATGATGGGCAAACTGATAAAATGACTAAAATAAGTACACTTCCTCTTTTAGATAAAGATATAAAAGCACATTTTTCTTTAGCTCGTGACAATATCATTAATCCCTCTTCAATGTGGCGACATTCTAGTATCAAAGCGCTCGAAATTAATTATGCACAAACAGCTACTGCGCCCGATTTTCATATGTGGGTACAATGTGCATTACATCAAAAGAAATTTGCGAATTTACCAGAGCCATTATTGTTTTATCGGATACACCAAGGCCAAGCGAGTAAAATACATGACAAAATTAGCGAGTCTATTCAATACTCTATGGAGCTATGGATAAGTCATTTATTTCCAGAATTAACACCTAAAGAAGTCAGCTTACTGAGCCTTATACTGCACGGGAAAAGCATTAAATTACGCACTGAAGAGTTTGAAATCGCCTTTTCAGCTTATGACAAAGTGCGTTCAAATAATGAAATCTCACTATTTGGTGAAGATCGGGAAACGATGTTTAGTATTTTAGATGCACATACACAATTCTTGAAAAAGCTTTTGTATCAAAGAACCCAATAA
- a CDS encoding DUF4153 domain-containing protein has translation MIATFALGIWFVDMNSEKDHLAYWLFEPMLFAFIYLSRPYVWYSFSWIVPLIAVFTIWQVNDNADFYAYSPKFWGAQFIVLLILCGFPFVRNNQAFTYRNFTTLYYITSSIAGWGLVSGLVAAILASISALFNIDFSEWFQKHLYSSITVFCLPLFFLVFQQRQENIGMTLNRSVEILVNFILAPALMIFTVLLYAYVGKIILAGALPKGMVSNIALPYLVVGLGVYALRSISVKANWDSFFKFFPYLSTVPIVLLWLAIDRRISAYAWTEQRIYLVALASAITIAYAILIIPKIRQYRLISVVVIAAIFAMTWVVKPKEIAYQSQTERFEHLLTKLNLSDGQGKIRDDVDFLSRLEDMPENERQDWNELDDVSDYLVHRLDLGPYDSSNYEEKRKAFVQRYGEKANELISLDVYEHSFRINDSDIMALQNSPVREAEFEWSSIDVSSYKKWIHVPVHQFYRVDDNSSKKEENEPKERAEVCFVEEHDRYCTDMDQHIKQVFQQHHLDSMKKLAESDLKLIIKDLLKIDASSFAIYLGSLEMQFSQEKGYHYKELTVEAIFEK, from the coding sequence ATGATTGCTACGTTTGCTCTTGGGATTTGGTTTGTGGATATGAATTCAGAAAAAGATCATTTAGCTTATTGGCTATTTGAGCCGATGCTGTTTGCCTTTATTTATTTATCTCGCCCTTATGTCTGGTATAGTTTTTCGTGGATTGTGCCGCTTATTGCCGTTTTCACCATTTGGCAAGTGAATGATAATGCTGATTTTTATGCTTATAGCCCTAAGTTTTGGGGCGCTCAATTTATTGTATTATTGATATTATGTGGCTTTCCATTTGTCAGAAACAATCAAGCCTTTACTTATCGTAATTTTACGACGCTATATTACATCACGTCATCCATTGCTGGCTGGGGGCTCGTCTCTGGTTTGGTCGCTGCAATTTTGGCTTCAATCAGTGCATTATTTAACATTGATTTTAGTGAATGGTTTCAAAAGCATCTTTATTCTTCAATTACCGTATTTTGTCTTCCTTTGTTCTTTTTGGTCTTTCAACAGCGCCAAGAAAATATAGGGATGACACTAAATCGTAGCGTTGAAATTTTAGTAAATTTTATCTTAGCGCCAGCCTTAATGATTTTTACTGTTCTACTTTATGCTTATGTGGGCAAAATTATCTTAGCAGGGGCGTTGCCAAAAGGAATGGTGTCGAATATTGCGTTGCCTTACTTAGTCGTAGGCTTAGGTGTTTACGCTTTACGTAGTATTAGTGTTAAAGCAAATTGGGACAGTTTCTTTAAGTTTTTTCCATACCTTTCCACTGTTCCCATTGTACTGCTATGGTTGGCAATTGACCGTCGAATTAGTGCCTATGCTTGGACTGAACAACGGATTTATTTAGTGGCATTAGCCTCGGCGATTACGATTGCTTATGCTATTTTAATCATCCCTAAAATTCGTCAATATCGTTTGATTTCTGTCGTTGTAATAGCCGCAATTTTTGCCATGACTTGGGTGGTGAAACCAAAAGAAATCGCTTATCAAAGCCAAACGGAACGTTTTGAGCATTTACTCACAAAGCTTAATTTATCTGATGGGCAAGGAAAAATTCGTGATGATGTGGATTTTTTAAGTCGCTTAGAAGATATGCCAGAAAACGAACGCCAAGATTGGAATGAATTAGATGATGTATCTGATTATTTAGTCCATCGTTTGGACTTAGGGCCTTATGACAGCTCTAATTATGAAGAGAAACGAAAAGCCTTTGTACAAAGATATGGTGAAAAAGCGAATGAACTGATTTCATTGGATGTTTATGAGCATTCTTTCCGTATCAATGATAGCGACATTATGGCTCTGCAAAATAGCCCGGTTAGAGAAGCTGAGTTTGAATGGTCATCAATTGATGTGAGTTCGTATAAAAAATGGATCCATGTGCCAGTCCATCAATTCTATCGTGTGGACGATAACAGCTCGAAAAAAGAAGAGAATGAGCCAAAAGAACGAGCCGAAGTTTGTTTTGTTGAAGAGCATGATAGATATTGTACCGATATGGATCAGCATATTAAACAGGTCTTTCAACAACATCATTTAGATTCAATGAAAAAACTGGCGGAATCAGATCTTAAACTAATCATCAAAGACTTACTAAAAATTGATGCATCAAGTTTTGCTATCTATTTAGGTTCACTTGAAATGCAATTTAGTCAAGAAAAGGGCTATCACTACAAGGAATTAACCGTCGAAGCCATTTTTGAAAAATAG